ACATTGAAAAACATTATCAGAATTATttatggtctcatactgattgGCTGTTAATAGCCTGTTATTGCTAATGCAGTAAGTTATTAACTCAATCATATTCATCTCGCGTTGTTTAGATACATGATTAGTAATTGCcgataaaataaaatgggaTGGTGCTTTTAATGGAATAACAAATACAGCGTATTGGTTGGAAACTTGGCATAAATGAAATCACATTCATGTGATACCTCTCAGTGGAATATACCATGATCCATGTCAGATTTTTCTTCCTTATTATGTACTCTCGCTTTTACATTTATTTAGTTGATGTATTCAAATTTTTCTTTAGTAACTTTTTTGGAGGAGGGGCTGTATCCATGTTGTCAAAATTCCGCGTTGTcaaaattttctttctttagGTATAAATATTTATTGGAGAAAAACCTTGTTACTGCCGCACTCAATTGGCTGAATTTTCTGCCTCGCCCCCTCTCGCCGCTATAGGTTTTCTCGAGAAGTCAAAAACAGTCTTTCCATTTGCAGTGAGCTTCTTGTTGTTAAGATAAATTTCTTgttgaattatttaattgtacGGATTTATATACATTTGCCTCCAATTTAAGAtcattttgatttaaatttaatttctataaacTGTAGTAGATCTTTTGATCGTTTAGATGTTCATCTATGCATGAGCCTTTATAATTCATTGACTGTTTGTTTTGTCAATCTGCATCTGTTATTACTGCTCATATCAGGCTTGGATCTGTATCTGTTTAATAtcattttgatttaaatttaatttctataaaatgtAGATCATTTGATTGTTCAGATGTTCATCACTGCACGAGCCTTTATTATTCATTGATTGTTTGTTTTGTCAATCTGCATCGGTTATTGCTGTTCATATCAGGCTTCGATCTGTATCTGTTGAACATTTCTTATATGCATTCGGCGATTTGGTTATttatgttgagtttgttttggGGCATGGTATTAATGTATAGCGATAGTATTATGAGATCCAGTTATAGAAATGTGAACACCATACAATTCTCCAAAAAAAATCTTGGTTGAGATGCATTAGAAAGTAAAGCATGTATTCAATCTGGATGTTATCTCTGACAGTGACTTTCTCTGCCCAACCCCCTCTCTTCCCCACTATAGGTTTTTTCGAGAAGTCAAAAATCGTATTTCCATTTGCAGTGAGCTTCTTGTTGTTAAGATAATTATCTTATTGAATTATATAATTGTATGGATTTCAATACATGTGCCTCCAATTTAAGATCATtttgatttaaattaatttctataaaatgtAGATCATTTAGGTATTAATCAGTGCATGAGCCTTTATATACATTGACTGTTTGTTTTGTCAATCTGCTTATGTTATTTCTGCTCATATCAGGCTTGTATCTGTATCTGTTGAACATTTCTTGCATTTAGCAATTTGGTTATttatgttgagtttgttttggGGTATGGTATTAATGTATAGCTACAGTATTATGAGATCCAGTTATTGAAATGTGAACAACATACACTTGTCCGAAAAATTCTTGTTTGAGATGTATGACAAAGTAAAAACATGTATTCAATctggattttatctctagatGATAAATTTTCACAGTGACTTTTTTTGGAATCAATTTTTTCTGAGGGTCCATTCGGAacatggaattggaattggaattctatgaattgaatttgaaggaattgaattataattcaatatCAAATCCTTTGTTCGGTAAAAAGGATGTAATTGATATGGAATTGGATTTgaagaaattatatatatatagtgtgcGTGTGTGCAAgtgttgtgtgtgtgcgtgtgtgcaagtgtgtgcaatgtgtgtatattgtgtgcaaTATATGTGCAATAAAATCCATTTTTTGCGGTACCAATTCCAGTTCGGCAGGCCCAATTCCATGATATTGGACGGAGCCTGAGGGTATTTTTAGTCTTTTAATTTGTTGTGGGTATTAAACAAAAATCTTTTTGATGAATAAAGAAGCTCCTCTATTGTTTGCAGGGATAAGTGCACTATTTGCTGCATTTGAAGAAATGGGGATTTcgactaaaaatataaaatggatACAAAcagagaatgaaaaaaatattgaacAGGAATCTCATGACAGGCTAAGTAGTCTGCCCTCTGAAATCCTAGACCACATTCTATCGTTTCTCAGCATGAATGAAGTTGTGAAAACCAGCTTGCTGTCAAGAAAATGGAGATACTTCTGGGATTCAACACCATGCTTGAGCTTCGATTTTAGAGATTTCTGGAACCAGGAGCGTTGCCTAAATTTGAGTTACGGTGAATGCGTGATAAAGTTTTGGGTATTTGTCAAGTGCGCTATCGTGATCAGATCACCCATCTGTAGACTGCGGCTCCACTGTGAAGTCTGTGATACCATTCAGCTTGATTCGCTTTTATATCTTTGTGCTATGAAAGAAGTCCAAGAACTTGATATTTTTACTGGTTATGGAATCCTGCAGTGTCCAAGTGATCGTGGTGTACCCACTCACGTTGACGCATTTATACAGGGCGTGAATAGCCTGGTTGAGTTGCAACCCTTGACAAGCTTTTCAAATCTCAAGACCCTAAATTTGGTTGGGGTCCAGTTTGATGATTCTGATATAGCTGAGAATGTGTTCAGTGATTGTGGTGTTCTCGAGACTTTATCTCTGGAACATTGTTGTTTTGTGATGAGAAACCATCTCAAAATTTCTGCCAATAACCTTAGGACTTTGAACTTTATAAACAATGGCCCTGATTGGTGGGATTATGCATGCATGTTCGACGGTGAGCTGGAACTTCATACTCCAAACCTCGTAGCTTTCTGGTATAGCGGGCCAGTGCTACAGCTTAGTCAATCCTCGGATATGCAATTTTTGAAGAATGCCTCCATTGAGCTCCAATATCAAAATAAACCAGGGGACTTACGTGCTATGGTTTTAGGTATTCGTCATGTCCAAGAGTTATCAGTGTCGCCAAATTTTGTCCTGGTATGTGTAGATAAATACTATAGTTATGTTAGTATATTTACTATCATTTGTTTCCTTCTAATTTTGAATTTCTGCAATACGTTTGACATAAATTTACATTTTAAAGACATGTTAATGGTATTTTTGTGCAGCTTAAAGACATGTTAATTGCCATTTTTGTGCAGCTTAGAGACATGTTAGTGGTATTTTTGTGCAGCTTCAGTGATTGAACATTCTTTTAGTACTGTGTTGTCTCCATCATAAAAACTTCTTATGGAACGAATTTGGAATAATTCCCTTCACAACACTACGTTAAATTTGCTAGATTTTAAGGGTATATATTTTAGTTGTGTATCACTATATATTGCGTACGAGTTGGTGATGGATATTCATATCTGTAAATGTAATTATCACGTGCTTTCTTCTTTGTTAGTACTACTCtcctgaatttaaaaaatatgctGGCGACTTCAGTCCTCTCGACAGTCTGAGCAGCTTGAAGGTTGATATGGAATTCACGGGGGACCATATGGAGGGTATAATAAAGCTACTCCAGCTTTCTTGTAATCTTGAAACTCTATGTATCCGATTCACTGAGGTATAGATTGTTTGATACCATATTATTTGAAGCATGTAGAGTGTATGTTTATAACTAAAATACGGTTGATGATGCTTCAGCTTCCAGGGATAATCAGTTGGGAGTCCAGGAAAATCGACGCCCCTATAATATCACACAAGCTGAACGAAATTGAGATTTTTACGGCCTGCGGCCTGGAGAACTTGGTAGAGCTTATCAGATTCTTCGTTGAGAATGGAAAATCTTTAGAGAAGATAAACATCACGCAAGAGGAAGAAATGCTGGATCTGGAGGAGTTCTACACATTGCACGACGCTGAGTTAGCATGTGAATCAGTTTCTATATCCATCGGTTTAGCTTCTGCTTCTGGAACAATCAAGATGTTTGACTTTTCGTTTTGGAAATGTGGTTCGGGTACAGCCGGTCAATCTATCGAATACGGCCGGTAAATCGATATTCCCTCTACTTGCTCTTTCTTATCATTAAAACAAAAACTAGGTAGCTTAATAAGGTGAACTGATGACATTATTGTTTATAACTTGCTAAGACCATTTCTACCTTTTGGATATGCCATCTATCTgtccttgtttgttttgaattgaTTGGGATTGTTGAAACTTTGTGATGAATGCATTGCTATGCTCTATTATAGTATTTCTCAACTTTGATAATCTGTTTGCATATGTTGTTAAATTGTTGTGAAAATGAAATGCAATCTCTGCTTTGTGCACCTTGAATTTGACTGTGATGTGCATTTTTGTGCAACTTTAGAAATTAGAATTCAAAGATGAATTCCAGAATATTTTTAAACAAATGTGATTGTGATACAGACAACGGAGATCACAGGTGGAAGGTTTACAAGCGTGGAGAGCAGGAGATCATTTTTCCGTTGCAAGAAGATAACAAGGAAGAACTTAACAGTTGAAGAGATATGAGGAGAACAAATCTGGGCAGTTTAGATTAGTTTGTTTCCAGAGAATTATTTGCTCATTTGCTATTTTGATTAGTTTATATAACATATTAGAGATGAGGAAGAGAATATTATCTTGGAGAGATCGGTTAAGGATGATTTTATATCGTAGGCCTCTTGTGTGTGAGGATTAAACTTTCAATCagattttgttatttttgataaatgattatattttatcAAAGTCTTTGCCGATTCATTCTGGTATTGTTTTCGAGCACCTCTCATGCTCTAATTTGTCCGGCACCTTTATACTCCtagggtgttcggtttgcaaagATTATATACCACAATTCAATCCTACATGGATAattatgggataattagtcatagctaactccctataactaaaataatctcaaacTCTATCCTAAATTGTATCTTGATACTATGTAATCCTGAAAACCGAACACCATTCTAACAGATTGCATCAAATTTACAATATCTGCTgcattttccaaaatttgatactccctccgtttctctGTACTGAGTCGTATTCATttttggaaaccgaacaccattCTAACAGATTGCATCAAATTTACAATATCTGCTgcattttccaaaatttgataCTCCCCCCGTTTCTCTGtactgagtcgtattcctttttggattgtcctaCTATAGCTGAGTcaattttttttggcaaaaagtacttactctctcttcatctctctactttttttccttTGTCTCCTTTtacttaagagcatccacaatagttcgtggacaagcaatagcccagccatagcctagccacaaacttctctgccacatcagcagcactaaattcctcctgccacatcagcaggaCAAGCatctggacaagcaatagctcagtcataacccagccacatcatcagcactaaaaacaaataattaaacaatcacacaaaatacggaattaaatttacgatatatatacgggaaaattcaataatattattaaaattttaaaaagtacattaattaaaaaaagtcaaataaaaaaattacattacttaaaaaaactcCTAATCCACGCACGAGccctccccccccccctccgacgccgcctcactcctcgccgtcgtcgccgctatccgggacccccaaatctgtggcatctgagcccgcgtcagagccccccacctgtgccgcgCTGGGATTCAAATCCtctcgcatactcacgagcacggcgtgaaaaaaactcttctcctcggggtctgTTGCATTCTTCTATTGATCTATGATCTTGATCATCTGAGCCCGCGCTTGTTGACGCGCCAAGAAGACGAGGTCGGCTGTCGAgctgccaacaggggggatgccgactggacctcctgggacctctGGCGATcgcgttgcgcccgcctttgaccaaccgggcgagtgcggcaagtaaacgcgggaggggacggtgtctcctgagcatcttcggggaggtcgtgggaaccgccgctacTGCCGCCGgcgtaatcaccggtatagttcaggccctgcttcttcggccagccagcatcgacacctgcccgaaacttctcggagtccattagcacctcgtagcagttccagtaggtgaagtccttgtaaagGCCGGGCTGGGGGAACTGTTTCTCTGCCagcctcctgcagtcctcgtcagtttggccgcTGGACTTCATTCGGAgagcgttggtgtacaagcccgaaaattggGAGACCCCAGCCCGGATTCGGTctcaccccttccggcactcctccccgctgcgtggcctcccctccgggtaAAATGCcatgtaggctgctgctattttagcccacaagttgaggatcctctgattgttcgaggcgagggggtcatcgcaaacactgacccacgccttggacagtgcgacgttctccgcgtctgtccacttcctccgtacctccggctgcgacgactcgccgaccaccttcttccccttcttcttcttgggcgcgccccgaccccgccccacGGGAGTGTCCGGTGCCC
This DNA window, taken from Salvia splendens isolate huo1 chromosome 18, SspV2, whole genome shotgun sequence, encodes the following:
- the LOC121776090 gene encoding F-box/LRR-repeat protein At4g14103-like produces the protein MRLYLSCFGISALFAAFEEMGISTKNIKWIQTENEKNIEQESHDRLSSLPSEILDHILSFLSMNEVVKTSLLSRKWRYFWDSTPCLSFDFRDFWNQERCLNLSYGECVIKFWVFVKCAIVIRSPICRLRLHCEVCDTIQLDSLLYLCAMKEVQELDIFTGYGILQCPSDRGVPTHVDAFIQGVNSLVELQPLTSFSNLKTLNLVGVQFDDSDIAENVFSDCGVLETLSLEHCCFVMRNHLKISANNLRTLNFINNGPDWWDYACMFDGELELHTPNLVAFWYSGPVLQLSQSSDMQFLKNASIELQYQNKPGDLRAMVLGIRHVQELSVSPNFVLYYSPEFKKYAGDFSPLDSLSSLKVDMEFTGDHMEGIIKLLQLSCNLETLCIRFTELPGIISWESRKIDAPIISHKLNEIEIFTACGLENLVELIRFFVENGKSLEKINITQEEEMLDLEEFYTLHDAELACESVSISIGLASASGTIKMFDFSFWKCGSGTAGQSIEYGRQRRSQVEGLQAWRAGDHFSVARR